The sequence below is a genomic window from Haematobia irritans isolate KBUSLIRL chromosome 3, ASM5000362v1, whole genome shotgun sequence.
aaaattttgacaaaatttactatagaaataacattttgacaaaaaattttctatagaaataaaattttgacaaaattttctatagaaattaaattttaacaaaattttctatagaaattaaattttaacaaaattttctatagaaataaaattttgaccaaattttctatagaaaaaaaatattgacaaaattttctatagaagtaaaattttgacaaaattttctatagaaataaaattttgacaaaattttctatagaaataaaatgttgacaaaattttctacagtaataaaattttgacaaaattttctaaagaaataaaatgttgacaaaattttctatagaaattaaatattgacaaaattttttatagaaataatatattgataaaattttctatagaaataaaattttgacaaaattttttatggtaataaaattttgataaaattttctatagaaattaaattttgacaaaattttctataaacaaattttaacaatattttctatagaaataaaattttaacaaaattttcgatagaaataaaattttcaatagaaataaaattttgacaaattttctatagaaataaaattttaacaaaattttctatagaagtaaaattttaacaaaattatctatagaaataacattttgacaaaattttctatagaaataaaatattgacaaaattttctatagaagtaaaattttgacaaaattttttatagaaataaaatttttcaatagaaataaaattttgacaaaattttctatggaaataaaattttgacaaaattttctatagaaataaaattttctatagaaatcaaattttgacaaaattttctatagaaatattcattcgttttgttttgttattgttggtttttgttctttaatcattgttgttgttttttttttatttcagcttaaaaccatacattgactaaactacaagtgtagcttaaccaacagaggaaaagaatgtttgtcaaatttatttgggcaaagccctatagactgcaagatggttggatggacgcacgtttcgaatGAAAgacagaagaggaagcacgctcaaaataaaacccagccaacttcattcaaatcgatgatttgatggtggcaaaggaaaagagagatgtttgtacgaatttatttcggcataagccggctatcaatgtaaagccttttttcggagggtttaagtgtggtttatagttgggtttaatgaactgcctgaagttattctgataattggttgatagttttgctgcaagtagaggatgctgatgaggaatatggtaattccgaaacgtgcgtccatccaaccatcttgcagtctatagggctttgtccaaataaatttgacaaacattcttttcctctgttggttaagctacacttgtagtttagtcaatgtatggttttaagctgaaatcaaataaacaacaacaatgaaataaaattttgacaaaatattctatagaaataaaattttctacagaaataaaattttgacaaaattttctatagaaataaaattttgacaaaattttctatagaaataacatttttataaaatttttgatagtaataaaattttgacaaaattttctatagaaaaacattttaacaaaattttctatagatataaaattttgaaattgtgaaaattttacaaaacttataaccacaaaaatttgataaaacactGCGAATTTCTATTTGGAAgttgttttggcaaaattttgtagattatttttggctcgagtggcaaccgtgatagatATGCAATCGTTACCCTATATGCAAAAAGGCGTAATAGCCATCAGTCAACAAAATCCTTTCTCCATACTTGTAATTTCAATTCCTTTTCTAGCCTTTTTGTATATTTGGAACGATAGATCTCCAAGTGCTAAACaaattgcaaataaataaattataatataaaaatatgtgagTTCTAaacaaatgttatcaaaatttgttcGTTCTTTTGTTTAGAAAGCCACAGTCCGAAGAAGCGGGAAAGTGATCGATGGGACCGAAGAAAGGTTGTAAAAGAAATTAGTAAATGGTATAATATCGGGCGAAGGTGATTATATGGAAATCTGCGAGTAAATAATGCCATAACGCTGTGGATTATGAATTCAAAGTAATCCACAGTCTTATGGCATTTAAATGGCTAGAGATCTAAAAATCTGATTTTTGGAACATGAAGAAAATTTCCCAACTGAGCAATTCGTAAACTCCCAAACTGATCGTGTTCACTTTACCTTGTGCATAAACGAGAGTTTCAGTCTTAAGCTTGAGTCAAATTTTACGCATGCGAACACCACTAAGCTGAACTACAGATCTTTGGCTAAATGAAAAGTCCTTTAgctcggtatgcacctctagagaaaattttactttttaaaaaataaaaaaggcttGCATTGAAGTCGAAGTAAATTCATTATTATCTTATACCTCTTTCACATCCAAaacccactttaactagatttcaactgtcatttgccttttcaaatccacttttaatagatttcgagcctaatgtgtatcACCTTTTCCAAGCTGCAACAACAGCATTAGCAGCAGCGGTAGATATTACGTTTTAACATATTGTCAACGTAATAATTGATGAAAAGTACTCCCATGATGGACGTATTAAATTTGACCAACTCAGTTTCTGTAATTGACGTTTTATTTATAGATCGTAGAAAAACTTAAAACTTATTTTACATTTTCTGTAAggcaaatttattttgttgccTAACCGAAATCttaaattaagtttatattAACGTATAAATATTGGAATTATTTAGCCAAAACATAccacgaaagaaaaaaaaaataaacgaaaaacaaGGAAAACATAGGACTATGAGTGGCATGCCAGGCGATCATCAAATATCGAACGGTGTTCACTTTTTAGAAAACGTTTCATATCCCTTAACAAATACATCGAACTAGGTTTAGCCAATAATCTAAATAAAAGATCCAATAAGGCATCTATATTATCATCACGTTTGTATGCAACCAAAGCAGCAGTAAATGCACTAAAATCTTCTGGGGGTAAAATACTTCGAAGCTGTTTGATACATAAGAAGGGACCGTAAGAGTATgagaaaatatgacaaaatctttaTTACTTACAACTCTTAGGAATTCCAATCTTTCTTCAGGGGCCTTTTTACTATCATCGCCCTCTGTTGTTAGATGTGGTTTCTGGCCATATGAAAATGAACTTAGCTTTGCAGAGGTAGATGTTGAAAGTTGTGACGTCGAGGTATTATTCACAAGTTtatatttcttctttttgttAAAATCAGTTTGGGAAAGGCTACTGGAGGAAGATGACGTTTGGCTCGTAGTTGGACTTCGTTCTCGCTTGTGTATTTTAACTAAACTTCCACTAGCTGAACTGGAACAGCTGGAGGaagaattaaaatctattgCAGAAACATTGGAGTCAAGACGACTCATAAAATCCATAGCACTAGGCATTTTTCCACTGTTACAAGTTCGTCCGGCAGCTGCGGCATAATCATTGGGAGACCATGATTCTATTGAGTTGGTTTTTTCCACTTTTCtatatgatgaaaattttaagaaatttatttttgataaaCCTATACAATTTCTACGGACTCAAAATAATAATTACATGGCATTGGAATGTGCAAATTGAAATTTACTTTTGGCAGCCAACACTTCCTTAGGATCAGAAAACAATTTACTGCGAATCGGTTCATCGGTCTGTTCACAACTTTCAACCACAAGAGTTTCAACGCAACGTTCTTTTGGTTTTGGCATCTATTTATTTGGAAGATGAATGTTAATAGTCTAGCAATGTGACTGTGAGTAAGACTTACTGTTTTGTcagcatttctaaagaaatctctTAGTTCTTTAACAACTGGACCGAATGTCGTATTTTTTTGTTGAGTCCCCAAAATGTCTCTTATCCACTTTGATAGCTGCTGAATTTGAGAAGACTGCTGAAATCTTACATCACACAATAATATAGCACCATAATCATTTCGATGACGAATTACACGACCAATTGCTTGATTTACAGCTCTTGTAGCATCTAAAGAGTACCAAGCTTGCCCAGTTAAGAGCTATAGCTCAAAagaaaaatcaagaaaaaattttcgttttttgtcaTTTTCACAAATACCAACCTCATTCTCTTTTGTACGATTATcgtccaaatattttttcttcaatatcaCTTTAGGATCTTTTAGCGGAGGAAATGGCAGACCAGTTATAATGACAGCTCGACCATTACGATCGGCAAAATCTAAACCCTCTGAAACTTTTCCTCGACACACTGCCATAAAACAGGCTCCCTTTGAGTCTTTTATACTTTGATAAAACTGTTCCATGGTATTGGTGAAATCCTCTTTGCCTCGAGGTTCAACAAATATCGGTTTGTGTTGACTAATCGATGACCACAATCCGGAAGCTTGCCATGAATTCACACATTGATTTAACATGGGGTATGAGGGAAAGAACACCAATAAACCATCTGGCACTAAACGCGAAACATTTAATATGGTTGATCCCAAGGAACTAATATATTTAGGATTGTCTCTAAAAGTAGAAAATATGATAAGAGTATAAATCAAACAAAAGTTTGGCTAGTCGAATCTTAATTCCTCAAGGCTATAATTCTTAAATCATAAGGATAGAGAGACTTTGAAACAATGTAAAGCTGGGGACCAAGCACCAGGAAATGTTTTGTGTAATTACATACCTATTTTGATAGTTCGAAATTAATTGCTCACGATCTGGTCCAGAACCAATAATTTTTACATAGACCTGGGAGGACGAAACAATATGAGGATTTTCAAGGCGTTGCGCTATGGGTATGGCCAATTCAGCTATCAACGGTTTTAATGGAGCTAATGTACCACTGGTTAAGATCACACTACGCACATTAGTATTTAATAACTGTTCCATTCTAAAATGAATATTATTGCTTAGATTTGATTTATCGTTTACATTTTAAATGCTTACCCAAAGCCAGGATTAAAGCaccaataatttattattttaccattCTTAGATGAAGAACTTACATTTCCCTTTGATAGCCATCCCGATTGATTTGCAGAATTACCACCTTTACTATTATATTGTTTTACTTCCTCAATTTGTACATGGaccttaactcaaaaaaaaaaaaaattggatcaaattaaatagaaaattgtatttgtatttatgtTCTTCAAAATGTAACCACATTACCTTAAAGCTACGATATACTTTGTCTAAATTATCCTCCTTGTTTACAAAGACCACAGTTAAAAGGTCGCTTATCTTTTGATAACTACCTCCTTTACGTGTCATATTATTTTGGGATTCAATTGCCATGAACTGAATAAGCTTGTCCAAAAGAGCAACTATTGCTTTTGAAGAACCGTATGTaatctgaagaaaaaaaatgtttttgtttaggGAATGGTCAGCTACAATAATTACGCTTACATTTGCCTTTGACAGCAAGTCAAAAATGTAGGAAGCTGGAAATGTGGCACCTTCTTGTTTATTTTCCACAAGGATATCATCTATGGCCCCTTCAAGTTCCAATAGCATTTCTTTAAGCAAAGCCAGATCGTCCAATGTGAAATCTTTTGGCTCATCCCCAGCAGAATCTAACATATCACCACTGCTCATTGCCTTCATAATATGTGTGGTGTCTTCTATAGCCAATGCTACATCGGATGATTTTATTTGAACAGAAGCAGATTCTTCGCAAATCTTTTCGATATTGTGAGCTTCATCCAAAATGCAAATGGtattattcaattcaattttatttgccTTCCGAGCCGATGGGTCCAATAAATAGTTATAGGGCATAAATACAATGTCGGCATCTTCAACCAATTCTTTGGCACCATAATATGGACACATTTTGAGTTTTTGACCTACTTTAACCAAGTCTTCAATGTCCATTATGGTGGGACCACGGAAATCTGGATCATCTTTACGTGATTCTACACGATGATGGAAGGAACAAGTTCTTGTTTGAACTCGCAATCTACACATCTGTGTTTTATTCGCATTGCCCTGCTCTCGCATTACCTCGGGATGTATACACAATTGGTCTCTGGATCCCAATACCACCGCCCTCATAAATGAATAAGATGTCCGTTTTAATTCCTGCATAGCTTGCGTTAACTGTGAATGGGTACGTGAGGCATATATTATTTTAGGAAGACCCCAGCTACCGCCCTTGGGCTTAGCACGAGCAATCATTTCTAAATGCTCCGCTAAAAGAGGGTTGTTTTTAAGATCACTGGGCGGCGGTGCTGATCGTTGCATTTGCATCTTCATTTCCTCTTTTCGGGACTGTAGCCATGCCAATGATGAACATAAGAGACTAAGGGTTTTACCAGTACCTAGGAagcagtttttgttttattcattgTTACATTTGTAAACATTATTTTATACCCGTCGGTGATTCCAGAACACCATTTGTTCCATCTCGTAGACAAATGATGACCTTTTCCATATAAGCTCTTTGAACTTCATAGGGATCAAATGGAAAATGCACGGGAATACCAGCTATAATTGTTTCTGGCATGTTTAATGTTGCGACCAATTATTGCAAACCGCCAAAAAGTCTATTATATTGTGAAATGGCAATGTTTTCATTAACAAATGACAGCTTTTCATAGGGTGTTTGTAAGAGAATGTCACGCGTGATGAGAAATAAATCACTAATAGTCAGGTAGTGTAATTAATACTTGGTAAAGATTCAGTTATGGTTATgttcagttttatttatttatttatttaattattcatttatttaatcaaccaaCTCCCTATAGGACAACATGCTGATAGAATTTAGTACAATTCaggaaaatttacttaaaactaACTATTAAACCTATAATAGCACACAatcttttaacaaaaattaagtaTTATATACAAAAGATTGGTACAGCAAGAAAATCGATTGTCAGtcatttcaagctgaaaaccagcttgttttaacTGTTACTTGGTTTGAATTCATTAATTTAGATAATATTGTCTGCATGTCAAAAGCAAGTTGAATGATATCAAACACAAGTGGCTACTCCCAAAGACAATTAGCCCAATTCTGAATATTCCCTAGGGAATGTGTTCCCTGGGAATTCATTTTCCCCGGGAATAAAATCCTCCTATCATAAACTAAGAAATAATTCAGAGTATTCGAAGTcaactgttttattttaataaatttttaatattaaaattttgaattgaaattgtattaaattgatGTAATTGAGTTAAACGAGAAAAAATGTTTAGTGCTATGTTTATGGTAGTAGCTGAGGAGAGGCGTATCAACGTAACAAGGTCTAAAGGATagaaagtagaggtgtgcatgtgagtaatagtttactcacgctcacgcacactcacgactgaaaaatcatactcacgcacactcacgcacgatattttttggtaggactcacgttcacgcacactcacgaaaagaaaatgtgtactcacgcacactcacgcacgaaaacgtcgtgactcacgaaaaataccgtgactcacgaaaaatgtcgtgactcacgaaaaatatcgcgactcacgaataattttatgagtaatttaccttaccgaagtgtctgaaaacataagcgttattaaaatcgagagtgttattaaactcttaacatcccaggtgtcactaaacttgtaattgaatttaactcttaagcgttttatgttggtgagcacgaatattttcgtgagtgtaattcgttactcacgcaccctcacgaagatattattttcgtgactcacgctcacgcacgacattttggtttgttaatcacgctcacgcacactcacgctgttgtcatgagcgtgactcacgactcacgcatgaatcacgaaaattttcgtgagtcacgacaatttcgtgtcacgtgcacacctctaaataGAAAGGAGAAAGATACGCGATGTCATTAACCCACTTGAGTTGCCTGAAACGTTGTAACTACATACTTGTACATGAAGAGGTTGTtacttccctgccaacattttttgaatttggggcgcttctgagaatccccactacgtcgaaaacagtcgtatacgatatccaaaactcctcggaaaagcgccgtcactattgagaagttgtaccacgccaagttactacaaaaaaatatcgcatgagtgcaattattaggagcccctctggatacatttagaaggacgccaataagagccccttcaaacaatcagacaaagttcattttaagatagttgtaaaagaatcattgtggtcaagtaaaacacgattgtttagatgtttattaattttatgaaacatttataaattctcataaatataacatttatacgactatcacatcacatttaacacatttttatgcattaataagagattgatgttgagttacaagttgtaacttaaatgttgtagcgtctatcagccagtacttttattcccaatggaggcagcgtgtctggaaaaatatttgaaaaactatcactttattccatttggaaagtcaaaaattgttcaccaatttacttttcacaattttaagcgtaataactatgttttcagcactttattttcgttttca
It includes:
- the Rtel1 gene encoding regulator of telomere elongation helicase 1, with amino-acid sequence MPETIIAGIPVHFPFDPYEVQRAYMEKVIICLRDGTNGVLESPTGTGKTLSLLCSSLAWLQSRKEEMKMQMQRSAPPPSDLKNNPLLAEHLEMIARAKPKGGSWGLPKIIYASRTHSQLTQAMQELKRTSYSFMRAVVLGSRDQLCIHPEVMREQGNANKTQMCRLRVQTRTCSFHHRVESRKDDPDFRGPTIMDIEDLVKVGQKLKMCPYYGAKELVEDADIVFMPYNYLLDPSARKANKIELNNTICILDEAHNIEKICEESASVQIKSSDVALAIEDTTHIMKAMSSGDMLDSAGDEPKDFTLDDLALLKEMLLELEGAIDDILVENKQEGATFPASYIFDLLSKANITYGSSKAIVALLDKLIQFMAIESQNNMTRKGGSYQKISDLLTVVFVNKEDNLDKVYRSFKVHVQIEEVKQYNSKGGNSANQSGWLSKGNVSSSSKNGKIINYWCFNPGFGMEQLLNTNVRSVILTSGTLAPLKPLIAELAIPIAQRLENPHIVSSSQVYVKIIGSGPDREQLISNYQNRDNPKYISSLGSTILNVSRLVPDGLLVFFPSYPMLNQCVNSWQASGLWSSISQHKPIFVEPRGKEDFTNTMEQFYQSIKDSKGACFMAVCRGKVSEGLDFADRNGRAVIITGLPFPPLKDPKVILKKKYLDDNRTKENELLTGQAWYSLDATRAVNQAIGRVIRHRNDYGAILLCDVRFQQSSQIQQLSKWIRDILGTQQKNTTFGPVVKELRDFFRNADKTMPKPKERCVETLVVESCEQTDEPIRSKLFSDPKEVLAAKSKFQFAHSNAIKVEKTNSIESWSPNDYAAAAGRTCNSGKMPSAMDFMSRLDSNVSAIDFNSSSSCSSSASGSLVKIHKRERSPTTSQTSSSSSSLSQTDFNKKKKYKLVNNTSTSQLSTSTSAKLSSFSYGQKPHLTTEGDDSKKAPEERLEFLRVLRSILPPEDFSAFTAALVAYKRDDNIDALLDLLFRLLAKPSSMYLLRDMKRFLKSEHRSIFDDRLACHS